One genomic region from Nostoc sphaeroides encodes:
- a CDS encoding glucose-6-phosphate isomerase: MDARALWQRYQNWLYFHEGLGLYLDVSRMRFDDAFVDSLRPKFDKAFADMAELEKGAIANPDENRMVGHYWLRNPDLAPAPELTQEIVQTLEQIEAFAEKVQTGAIHPPRASRFTDIISIGIGGSALGPQFVAEALAPDFPPLKLHFIDNNDPAGIDRVINHLRNSLASTLVLVISKSGGTPEPRNGMIEVKKAYAGHNLEFAQYAVAITSVDSNLDKLAKDEGWLARFPMYDWVGGRTSEMSAVGLVPAALQGIDVHAILDGAKEMDDATRVPDVKNNPAALLALSWYFAGNGKGEKDMVVLPYKDSLFLFSRYLQQLVMESLGKEKDLDGNVVYQGIAVYGNKGSTDQHAYVQQLREGVANFFATFIEVLEDRQGPSTEIDPGVTSGDYLSGFLQGTRQALYENHRDSITVTIPQVNPRTVGALIALYERAVGLYASLVNVNAYHQPGVEAGKKAAASILDLQTRVLAVLQKEKAPISLDELAEKAGASEQVEAIYKILRHIHANQRGVVLQGDLQKPGSLTVSAS, encoded by the coding sequence ATGGATGCTAGGGCACTTTGGCAAAGATACCAAAACTGGTTATATTTCCACGAGGGATTAGGACTTTACTTAGATGTGAGTCGAATGCGGTTCGATGATGCCTTTGTGGATTCGTTGCGGCCGAAGTTTGACAAGGCGTTTGCGGATATGGCTGAACTGGAGAAAGGTGCGATCGCAAATCCCGACGAGAATCGCATGGTTGGACACTACTGGCTGCGAAATCCTGATTTAGCGCCAGCTCCAGAACTTACACAAGAAATTGTCCAAACTTTAGAACAAATCGAAGCCTTTGCGGAAAAAGTCCAAACAGGTGCTATTCATCCTCCCAGAGCAAGCCGCTTTACGGATATTATCTCTATTGGCATTGGTGGTTCTGCTCTCGGCCCCCAATTCGTCGCGGAAGCTCTCGCTCCTGATTTCCCACCCCTGAAACTTCACTTTATCGATAATAACGATCCAGCAGGTATCGATCGCGTTATCAATCATCTACGAAATAGCCTCGCCAGCACTTTGGTTTTGGTAATCTCCAAATCTGGAGGAACGCCGGAACCTCGTAACGGCATGATTGAAGTTAAAAAAGCCTACGCCGGACACAATTTGGAATTTGCTCAATATGCGGTAGCAATTACCAGCGTTGACAGCAACCTCGATAAACTGGCCAAAGACGAAGGTTGGCTGGCCAGATTTCCCATGTATGACTGGGTAGGAGGACGCACCTCAGAAATGTCTGCTGTGGGGCTAGTACCAGCCGCATTGCAGGGCATTGATGTTCACGCCATCCTAGATGGCGCAAAAGAAATGGATGACGCTACCCGCGTCCCAGATGTGAAAAATAACCCAGCAGCGTTACTTGCTTTGTCTTGGTACTTTGCTGGTAACGGAAAGGGCGAAAAAGATATGGTTGTCCTACCTTACAAGGACAGCTTATTTTTATTCAGTCGCTATTTGCAACAGCTGGTGATGGAATCCTTGGGCAAGGAAAAAGACTTAGACGGCAATGTTGTCTATCAAGGTATCGCCGTTTATGGCAACAAAGGCTCAACAGATCAACACGCTTACGTTCAGCAGTTGCGTGAGGGTGTAGCGAATTTCTTTGCTACCTTCATCGAAGTGTTGGAAGATCGTCAGGGGCCATCTACTGAAATAGATCCAGGAGTTACATCAGGCGATTATCTTTCCGGTTTTCTCCAAGGAACCCGACAAGCGCTTTATGAAAATCACCGCGATTCGATTACAGTCACCATTCCCCAAGTTAACCCCCGAACTGTAGGGGCATTAATTGCTTTGTATGAACGTGCTGTTGGTTTATACGCTAGCTTAGTCAACGTCAACGCCTACCATCAACCAGGCGTAGAAGCTGGTAAAAAAGCAGCCGCCTCCATTCTAGATTTGCAAACACGAGTGTTAGCAGTGCTGCAAAAAGAAAAAGCTCCTATTTCTCTTGATGAACTCGCAGAGAAAGCAGGCGCATCAGAACAAGTTGAGGCAATTTACAAGATTTTGCGTCATATCCATGCCAATCAGCGAGGTGTGGTTTTGCAAGGTGATCTTCAGAAACCAGGCAGTTTAACCGTTTCTGCTAGCTGA
- a CDS encoding Nif11-like leader peptide family natural product precursor, translating into MYYQIWNFFLKEEKYIYWKEKIKLNKSFDKVTWEKIIDFLSLVEQTFQLKSQLAETDSLEPFLKLATDNGYNLTAEELGWFLVTRRQIWDLFDLAQKMPSLKEELLIAKDPQQFVKIAAENNYYFSVEELAWLLIEIKSSSELVSINNSVGEILTGSNYGRIEIGYWIWLAEDWGIVPAFCHREKPGNLLSGDTNNPFLLDRCFLPKSYFNQRLLVSSNS; encoded by the coding sequence ATGTATTACCAAATTTGGAATTTCTTTCTTAAAGAAGAAAAATACATTTATTGGAAAGAAAAAATAAAACTTAACAAAAGTTTTGACAAAGTTACATGGGAAAAGATTATTGATTTTTTGTCGTTAGTAGAGCAAACTTTCCAATTGAAAAGTCAACTAGCAGAAACCGATAGCCTTGAGCCATTTCTGAAGTTAGCAACAGACAATGGTTACAATTTGACGGCAGAAGAACTTGGCTGGTTTCTTGTGACGAGAAGACAGATTTGGGATCTTTTTGATTTGGCACAAAAAATGCCATCTCTTAAAGAAGAATTGCTCATAGCTAAAGATCCGCAGCAGTTCGTCAAAATAGCAGCCGAAAATAACTATTACTTTTCTGTAGAAGAGTTAGCTTGGTTGTTAATTGAAATCAAATCATCGTCAGAATTAGTGTCCATCAACAATAGTGTTGGGGAGATTCTCACAGGTTCAAACTACGGCAGAATTGAAATAGGATACTGGATTTGGCTAGCAGAAGACTGGGGAATTGTCCCAGCATTCTGTCATCGAGAGAAGCCGGGTAATTTATTATCTGGAGATACCAACAATCCTTTTTTACTCGATCGCTGTTTCCTACCCAAGAGCTATTTTAATCAACGCCTCTTGGTAAGTAGTAATTCATAA
- a CDS encoding cytotoxic translational repressor of toxin-antitoxin stability system, giving the protein MSLEMRYARSFLLDLKNLEPAAYEQVYDFVFIELAQKWQLSDLKELRQLDREGIFHRFTLDNYLIGIEIRGEIVKFLRVIPMPDV; this is encoded by the coding sequence GTGAGTCTGGAAATGCGCTATGCAAGGTCTTTTTTGCTAGACCTGAAGAATTTAGAACCTGCCGCCTACGAGCAGGTGTATGATTTTGTCTTTATTGAGTTAGCCCAAAAGTGGCAGTTGAGCGATTTAAAAGAACTACGACAGCTTGATCGTGAAGGCATTTTTCACCGTTTTACCCTGGATAATTACCTGATTGGTATAGAAATCAGGGGTGAGATTGTGAAATTTCTGCGTGTCATCCCTATGCCAGATGTTTAA